The Shewanella sp. NFH-SH190041 genome has a window encoding:
- a CDS encoding ABC transporter ATP-binding protein: MSTRVIEAKDLCKAYPGGAFALRDVSFALDEGQTMALLGHNGAGKSTLIKLVLGLISPSGGDIRVMGQLPAQSRGRRSLPVGYLPENVSFYDNMTGFEILKYFAALKGIQAPVVNNILDEFGLEYARNRKVRTYSKGMRQRLGLAQATLAEPKVLLLDEPTVGLDPLASAFLYRKINQLKQQGCAVIVCTHELGLVENELDKALILGQGRVLARGDLAALRNGCDLALTVAFDDLPARIAGDDYLAAFVCGDTLQVDYRGREQLLDYLIREKQICDLSVNLPSLSDIFHHYVAPLQQVRAAEVNSGGIEL; the protein is encoded by the coding sequence AGGGTGATTGAGGCAAAGGATCTTTGTAAGGCATATCCCGGTGGGGCTTTTGCGTTGCGAGATGTCAGCTTTGCGCTGGATGAAGGACAGACCATGGCGTTGCTGGGGCACAATGGTGCCGGCAAATCGACCTTGATTAAGCTGGTGCTCGGGCTTATCAGTCCATCCGGGGGGGATATCCGGGTGATGGGGCAACTGCCGGCTCAAAGCCGTGGTCGCCGCAGTTTGCCAGTGGGGTATCTGCCGGAAAATGTTAGCTTTTATGACAATATGACCGGATTTGAAATTTTAAAATATTTTGCCGCGCTGAAAGGTATTCAGGCTCCAGTTGTCAATAATATTCTCGATGAATTTGGCTTGGAGTATGCTCGAAACAGGAAAGTGCGTACTTACTCCAAAGGGATGCGGCAACGGCTGGGTTTGGCCCAAGCGACGTTGGCGGAGCCGAAAGTTCTCTTGCTGGATGAACCCACTGTGGGGCTGGACCCTCTGGCATCAGCATTTTTGTACCGCAAAATTAATCAGCTAAAACAGCAGGGCTGTGCGGTGATTGTCTGTACCCATGAGCTGGGGTTAGTGGAAAATGAACTGGATAAAGCGTTGATTCTAGGACAAGGCCGGGTATTGGCTCGGGGCGATTTAGCGGCATTACGCAATGGCTGTGATCTGGCTTTGACTGTAGCATTTGATGATTTACCGGCCCGAATTGCCGGGGATGATTATCTGGCTGCCTTTGTTTGTGGTGATACCTTGCAGGTGGATTACCGGGGGCGAGAGCAGTTGCTGGATTACCTTATCCGGGAAAAACAGATCTGCGATTTGAGCGTTAATCTGCCCAGCTTGAGTGATATTTTCCATCATTATGTTGCCCCACTACAGCAAGTGCGGGCCGCTGAGGTAAATAGCGGGGGGATAGAGCTGTGA
- a CDS encoding ABC transporter permease has protein sequence MTQVLIIAAKEIRDSLRNRWLLMISLILLILSLGVTFGGGAVGGVLAVPELGNVISGLVTLSVFMLPLAAILLSYDAFVGEEEAGTLLLMLTYPLSRFQLLMGKFIGHGTLLALACLLGFAPAGVLLYLFGGVAGMAVLTGFGNFMVSGLLLALVFILLGYLVSLSVREKARALGLLLFIWFALVLIYDLALLAAVVSLADVMSRSSLNLLILTNPADLFRAINLATIEAGSQSSGSALAALSQTGLSLGGLYLLMLCWVTLLLSACQLRFHYKSL, from the coding sequence GTGACACAGGTGCTGATTATTGCCGCGAAGGAAATTCGTGACAGCTTGCGCAATCGCTGGCTGTTGATGATAAGTCTTATTCTGTTGATCCTGTCGCTGGGTGTTACCTTTGGTGGCGGTGCCGTAGGTGGCGTGTTGGCGGTTCCAGAGCTAGGCAATGTGATTTCTGGCTTGGTGACATTGTCGGTGTTTATGTTGCCCCTGGCCGCTATTTTACTTAGCTATGATGCCTTTGTCGGTGAGGAGGAAGCTGGCACATTATTGCTGATGCTCACTTACCCCCTTAGCCGGTTTCAGTTGCTAATGGGCAAATTTATTGGTCATGGTACCTTGTTGGCGCTGGCCTGTTTATTGGGGTTTGCCCCGGCAGGCGTGCTGTTATATCTGTTTGGCGGGGTTGCAGGTATGGCCGTGCTGACGGGATTTGGTAACTTTATGGTCAGTGGTTTATTACTGGCCTTGGTATTTATTCTGCTGGGATACCTAGTCAGTTTAAGTGTGCGGGAAAAGGCTCGCGCCTTAGGTTTGCTGTTGTTTATTTGGTTTGCTCTGGTATTGATTTATGACTTGGCTTTGCTGGCGGCGGTGGTTTCGTTGGCGGATGTGATGAGTCGCAGCAGTTTGAATCTGCTTATTCTGACAAATCCGGCGGATCTATTCCGCGCTATCAATTTAGCGACAATAGAGGCAGGCAGTCAAAGTAGTGGCAGCGCCTTGGCGGCACTGAGTCAAACCGGGCTAAGTTTGGGTGGGCTTTACCTATTAATGCTGTGTTGGGTTACTTTATTACTGAGCGCTTGTCAGCTCAGATTCCACTATAAATCCCTATAA
- a CDS encoding glycosyltransferase family 2 protein, with product MLSVSLIITTYNWPKALYKVLQSILYQTRIPDEIIIADDGSTIETTNMIQRFKEEHSELNIIHFWQEDKGFRLSKSRNKAINLSTCDYLVLIDGDMILNENFILDHLNNAKSGVLVSGRRIMLNEAYSSEIIHSDKIDNVSFLSSAIIKHRFLSIRNRFLSKLRSSTNTRIDGILGCNMAFFKNDAVTVNGFNEDFVGWGAEDTEFVARFVNNGFKKMKLKHLAFGYHLYHPESSKEMVEANCNILDLTISMKLKYCQHGLAEY from the coding sequence ATGCTTAGCGTTTCTTTGATTATAACGACTTATAATTGGCCTAAGGCCTTGTATAAGGTTTTACAGAGTATTTTGTATCAGACTCGTATCCCTGATGAAATTATAATTGCTGATGATGGTTCTACGATTGAAACTACGAATATGATTCAAAGGTTTAAAGAAGAACACTCTGAGCTTAATATTATTCATTTTTGGCAAGAGGATAAAGGTTTTCGTCTGTCAAAAAGTAGAAATAAGGCTATAAATTTATCTACATGTGATTATTTAGTCCTTATTGATGGTGATATGATTTTGAATGAAAATTTCATATTAGATCATCTAAATAATGCCAAGTCAGGTGTATTGGTTTCTGGCAGACGAATAATGCTAAATGAGGCCTATTCATCTGAAATAATTCATAGTGATAAAATTGACAATGTATCATTTTTATCTTCTGCCATCATAAAGCATCGATTTCTCAGTATTAGAAATCGTTTTTTATCTAAGCTTAGATCATCAACTAATACACGGATTGATGGGATTTTGGGTTGCAATATGGCATTTTTTAAAAATGATGCTGTAACTGTAAATGGTTTTAATGAAGACTTTGTCGGCTGGGGAGCTGAAGATACTGAATTTGTTGCTCGGTTTGTGAATAATGGCTTTAAAAAGATGAAGCTAAAACATTTGGCTTTTGGATATCATCTATATCATCCAGAATCATCTAAAGAAATGGTTGAAGCAAATTGTAATATATTGGATTTAACCATATCTATGAAACTTAAATATTGCCAACATGGTTTGGCTGAATATTAA